A genomic stretch from Oreochromis aureus strain Israel breed Guangdong linkage group 17, ZZ_aureus, whole genome shotgun sequence includes:
- the ntn4 gene encoding netrin-4 isoform X1: MLLLFVVSLAVFSDAGLSEVVFNGGVAPRCENRACNPRMGNLALGRRVLTQTVCGNNGSELHCFYSDPDANLACNPAKCAKCNAGLPHLSHLAGAMSDSSFRHPNTWWQSAGGVESETVQLDLETEFYFTHLILVFRSPRPAAMTLERSQDFGRTWRMLQYYATNCSAAFRLEEGKADVGQDGATCTSKYSGAYPCNRGEVIYRTLPKWESLDPYGLKGQQQLKVTNIRIRLLKHQKCPCQAKDLASAHEPLPTRHFAIYDLIVKGSCFCNGHADQCVPMPGYQPVRDRTNHVVHGKCVCRHNTAGVHCESCAPLYNDRPWQPADGLTGAPHECRKCKCNGHAQTCRFDWTAWRESGQRSGGVCDCLHNTEGRQCEKCKPGFYRDPNRPHAAPDSCKPCNCHPMGSVPFHLADGSLCDPANGNCICKPGVGGAHCDRCMVGYWGFHEYGCRPCDCAGDCDPFTGDCMFGSDLELYHLDRNASESVRIFRTDELFSALHLEKCECQEQSLTNSKLFCTMNYAYVLKVRVLAAHDKGSHAEVEVKVQKVLSQTTKMKIQRGRVTLYPESWTARGCTCPILNPGVEYLVAGHLDRKRGRLLVNMKSFVKPWKASLGRKVLTLLKKDCNW; this comes from the exons ATGTTGCTCTTGTTCGTGGTCAGCCTGGCTGTGTTTTCAGATGCAG GTCTGTCTGAGGTGGTGTTTAATGGGGGCGTGGCCCCCCGTTGTGAGAACCGCGCCTGCAACCCCCGCATGGGGAACCTCGCCTTGGGTCGCAGGGTGCTGACGCAGACCGTCTGTGGCAACAACGGCAGCGAGCTCCACTGCTTCTACTCCGACCCCGACGCCAACCTGGCCTGCAACCCCGCCAAGTGCGCCAAATGCAACGCCGGCCTGCCCCACCTGTCCCATCTGGCCGGGGCCATGTCCGACTCCTCCTTCCGTCACCCGAACACCTGGTGGCAGTCGGCCGGAGGGGTGGAGTCGGAGACAGTGCAGCTGGACCTGGAGACGGAGTTCTACTTCACGCATCTCATCCTGGTGTTTCGCTCACCTAGGCCTGCCGCCATGACTCTGGAGCGCTCGCAGGACTTCGGGAGAACTTGGAGGATGCTGCAGTACTACGCCACCAACTGCAGCGCCGCCTTCAGGCTGGAAGAGGGGAAGGCAGACGTTGGTCAGGATGGCGCCACCTGCACGTCCAAGTACTCAGGCGCCTACCCCTGCAACCGTGGAGAG GTGATCTACCGAACCCTTCCGAAGTGGGAGTCCCTGGATCCTTACGGGCTGAagggccagcagcagctgaaggtGACCAACATCCGGATCAGACTGCTGAAGCATCAGAAGTGTCCCTGCCAGGCCAAAGACCTCGCCTCCGCACACGAACCCCTCCCCACCCGACACTTCGCCATCTACGACCTGATAGTGAAGGGGAGCTGCTTCTGTAACGGCCACGCCGATCAGTGTGTCCCCATGCCGGGATACCAGCCCGTCAGAGACCGGACCAACCACGTG gtcCATGGGAAGTGTGTGTGCAGACACAACACTGCAGGTGTTCACTGCGAGAGCTGCGCTCCTCTGTACAACGACAGACCGTGGCAGCCTGCCGATGGACTGACGGGAGCGCCGCATGAATGTCGGA AGTGCAAGTGTAACGGACACGCTCAGACCTGCCGCTTTGATTGGACAGCGTGGCGAGAGTCTGGCCAGCGAAGCGGAGGCGTCTGTGATTGTCTGCACAACACCGAAGGCCGACAGTGTGAGAAATGCAAGCCAGGCTTTTACAGAGATCCCAACCGACCGCACGCCGCCCCCGACTCCTGCAAAC CATGCAACTGTCACCCCATGGGCTCAGTGCCCTTCCACTTGGCAGACGGCTCGCTCTGTGACCCCGCAAACGGGAACTGCATCTGCAAACCAGGTGTTGGTGGAGCCCACTGCGACAGGTGCATGGTGGGATACTGGGGCTTTCACGAATACGGATGCCGTCCATGTGACTGTGCAGGAGACTGTGATCCGTTTACTGGAGACTGCATGTTTGG CTCTGATCTGGAGTTGTACCACCTGGACAGAAACGCCAGTGAGTCAGTCAGAATCTTCAGAACGGACGAACTCTTCTCTGCTCTTCATTTAG AGAAGTGTGAGTGCCAAGAGCAAAGTCTGACCAACAGCAAACTCTTTTGCACCATGAATTATGCATACG TGCTGAAGGTGAGAGTGCTAGCAGCTCACGATAAGGGCTCCCATGCTGAGGTGGAGGTCAAAGTTCAGAAGGTACTCAGTCAGACCACCAAAATGAAGATACAGCGTGGTCGCGTcaccctttaccccgagtcctggACCGCACGGGGCTGCACCTGCCCTATCCTCAATCCAG GCGTGGAGTACCTGGTGGCAGGGCACTTGGATCGTAAGCGGGGCCGCCTCCTGGTCAACATGAAGAGCTTTGTCAAGCCTTGGAAAGCGAGTTTGGGCCGCAAAGTTCTCACTTTACTCAAGAAAGACTGCAATTGGTAG
- the ntn4 gene encoding netrin-4 isoform X2, translating into MGNLALGRRVLTQTVCGNNGSELHCFYSDPDANLACNPAKCAKCNAGLPHLSHLAGAMSDSSFRHPNTWWQSAGGVESETVQLDLETEFYFTHLILVFRSPRPAAMTLERSQDFGRTWRMLQYYATNCSAAFRLEEGKADVGQDGATCTSKYSGAYPCNRGEVIYRTLPKWESLDPYGLKGQQQLKVTNIRIRLLKHQKCPCQAKDLASAHEPLPTRHFAIYDLIVKGSCFCNGHADQCVPMPGYQPVRDRTNHVVHGKCVCRHNTAGVHCESCAPLYNDRPWQPADGLTGAPHECRKCKCNGHAQTCRFDWTAWRESGQRSGGVCDCLHNTEGRQCEKCKPGFYRDPNRPHAAPDSCKPCNCHPMGSVPFHLADGSLCDPANGNCICKPGVGGAHCDRCMVGYWGFHEYGCRPCDCAGDCDPFTGDCMFGSDLELYHLDRNASESVRIFRTDELFSALHLEKCECQEQSLTNSKLFCTMNYAYVLKVRVLAAHDKGSHAEVEVKVQKVLSQTTKMKIQRGRVTLYPESWTARGCTCPILNPGVEYLVAGHLDRKRGRLLVNMKSFVKPWKASLGRKVLTLLKKDCNW; encoded by the exons ATGGGGAACCTCGCCTTGGGTCGCAGGGTGCTGACGCAGACCGTCTGTGGCAACAACGGCAGCGAGCTCCACTGCTTCTACTCCGACCCCGACGCCAACCTGGCCTGCAACCCCGCCAAGTGCGCCAAATGCAACGCCGGCCTGCCCCACCTGTCCCATCTGGCCGGGGCCATGTCCGACTCCTCCTTCCGTCACCCGAACACCTGGTGGCAGTCGGCCGGAGGGGTGGAGTCGGAGACAGTGCAGCTGGACCTGGAGACGGAGTTCTACTTCACGCATCTCATCCTGGTGTTTCGCTCACCTAGGCCTGCCGCCATGACTCTGGAGCGCTCGCAGGACTTCGGGAGAACTTGGAGGATGCTGCAGTACTACGCCACCAACTGCAGCGCCGCCTTCAGGCTGGAAGAGGGGAAGGCAGACGTTGGTCAGGATGGCGCCACCTGCACGTCCAAGTACTCAGGCGCCTACCCCTGCAACCGTGGAGAG GTGATCTACCGAACCCTTCCGAAGTGGGAGTCCCTGGATCCTTACGGGCTGAagggccagcagcagctgaaggtGACCAACATCCGGATCAGACTGCTGAAGCATCAGAAGTGTCCCTGCCAGGCCAAAGACCTCGCCTCCGCACACGAACCCCTCCCCACCCGACACTTCGCCATCTACGACCTGATAGTGAAGGGGAGCTGCTTCTGTAACGGCCACGCCGATCAGTGTGTCCCCATGCCGGGATACCAGCCCGTCAGAGACCGGACCAACCACGTG gtcCATGGGAAGTGTGTGTGCAGACACAACACTGCAGGTGTTCACTGCGAGAGCTGCGCTCCTCTGTACAACGACAGACCGTGGCAGCCTGCCGATGGACTGACGGGAGCGCCGCATGAATGTCGGA AGTGCAAGTGTAACGGACACGCTCAGACCTGCCGCTTTGATTGGACAGCGTGGCGAGAGTCTGGCCAGCGAAGCGGAGGCGTCTGTGATTGTCTGCACAACACCGAAGGCCGACAGTGTGAGAAATGCAAGCCAGGCTTTTACAGAGATCCCAACCGACCGCACGCCGCCCCCGACTCCTGCAAAC CATGCAACTGTCACCCCATGGGCTCAGTGCCCTTCCACTTGGCAGACGGCTCGCTCTGTGACCCCGCAAACGGGAACTGCATCTGCAAACCAGGTGTTGGTGGAGCCCACTGCGACAGGTGCATGGTGGGATACTGGGGCTTTCACGAATACGGATGCCGTCCATGTGACTGTGCAGGAGACTGTGATCCGTTTACTGGAGACTGCATGTTTGG CTCTGATCTGGAGTTGTACCACCTGGACAGAAACGCCAGTGAGTCAGTCAGAATCTTCAGAACGGACGAACTCTTCTCTGCTCTTCATTTAG AGAAGTGTGAGTGCCAAGAGCAAAGTCTGACCAACAGCAAACTCTTTTGCACCATGAATTATGCATACG TGCTGAAGGTGAGAGTGCTAGCAGCTCACGATAAGGGCTCCCATGCTGAGGTGGAGGTCAAAGTTCAGAAGGTACTCAGTCAGACCACCAAAATGAAGATACAGCGTGGTCGCGTcaccctttaccccgagtcctggACCGCACGGGGCTGCACCTGCCCTATCCTCAATCCAG GCGTGGAGTACCTGGTGGCAGGGCACTTGGATCGTAAGCGGGGCCGCCTCCTGGTCAACATGAAGAGCTTTGTCAAGCCTTGGAAAGCGAGTTTGGGCCGCAAAGTTCTCACTTTACTCAAGAAAGACTGCAATTGGTAG